The DNA window aacacaatagaaataataatacttggaATATTTGTAACATCAATGTGTTTCGCAGTTATGTCGCATGGAAATTCAGTTTACACATATGCACGAGTTTTATAGGTAAGAATACGCGATACGACAGAGGTGcatgcgcgcgcgcatatACGTATCTTTACACATTCGTGAAAATGAAGTGTAAACTTCATAAACGTGTGAGTATGCTGTCGCGTGTGACGGTATATCACTGACGTTAAATATAGCCTAAAGACGTcgtaacgaataataaaaatttgcgtCTTCTCCCCTTTTAAAACGCATGGAAGAGATTGGCAGAACAGCAATGGGCGAAATGTATGGAGTTATTAACACTTAGTCTCTAATGACGCTCTTTGAACTTTATCAGAGCACTCTGTGACcagtttctctttcacttctgAATAACTAGCAGAACCTTCAGCTGACGACGTTTGCTGACCGACCTCTCCTAAAGACAATACCTCCGTGCTAGTGGGTGAATAACTAAGCGTCGTAGCTTCGCTAGTCAGTGAGGTTACACAGCTGTCGTCAACACTTTTACTACGTGGTGCACATCGAGTCTTTATAAATTGTTGTATATTCAATGACAAACTGGCCTGCATCGACGTTCTTTCAACATTCTTCGACGTATTATTATCCGTTGTTTGTACGTCGACCCGTGATGGGCTTCTTGATCTTGCTACGTGCAAGGGACTGTCGGAATTCGCACCTAAATCATTTGACAATATCTTCGAACTGGCTGCAAGCCTACTAGCACATGGTGAATATTTCGATGGGGTTATGGTGATCTTATCGGGTTCTACAGTCAGCGAAGTTCTAGCGCCAAGATTTCTTAAGGGATGAAAATTTCCACTCCACAAAAACTTCTTCGTAGTAGTCTCGCGATACTTTGCGCTGCGATTGCGATCTTCCTTTTCATCGGTCTTCTTCCCTTTCGTAATACCCTCCACGATCGAAGTACGTAAGCGTTGTTTACAGCTTTTAGGTGGACAGTGCGAACCAAATGCAGATTCTACGCCGTTGTAATAAAATTGTGACAAGGGATTCTTTTTGTCCGGTTTGACATTACTATGAGTATCCTTTAAATCAGTACTGCCTTTCTTAGCACCTGCAGAAGCATTTGAAAATGAAGGAATTGGCTTTAATTTTCCGTCCACATACTTGTAATATTTCGACAAGCTTGCTAACTTTTTGGTAGATAGGCCAGTATTATTTGTTCTAACATCGTGACAACTATTAGCACTCTCCAATTCTGTTTTACCTTGTTCCTTTTCCACTGTACTGGTAGAATAACTTTTCTGCATTGGATTCTTTAAGTCGGTCTCTATATTCAGTTTCTTAGTACGTCCATCCAAACACGGATCCCCATTTTTAGAGCGGTTTTTCTTTGAGAtctgtttaaaataaatttcttggCTATCGGCCAAAGAAGCAAAAGGTAATTTACGGGCGAGGACCACATCGTCCACAGAAGCAAAAGATGACTCTTTATCACAGGGGAGGACAGGAGCCTTCTCCCCTGTGGGAGGTGACTGCTAGACAAGTTTTTCGGTCAGAGAACTCGTTGAAATAGAACTGATGGTATTTGAATCATTTGCAGTACTACGACTCTGACTACTAACTTGTGTATCTCCACCTCCCGGCCCCCCCTGACTCTGGGAGAGGCTGAGTCGCCGTCAGTTTACCAACTCTATGCTTACAAATTGCTTCAGCCGTTCGTAATATTGATTGTAAAGTTCTACATCATTATGACCAGCTCCCTACGACAAGAAGAAAACATTAGGAATATGTCTATGCGAAAGataaattcttattcttattagatttatatatatatattaaaaccataaaatacatacatcgaTCCATAATGGTTCCACAGCTCTTGGACATCTTTCATAAATAGCCTGTCCATGACTGAAATCTATAACGTCGTCTGAAGTACCATGAATAACCAAAACAGGAGATGTTACTTTGGGTACCTTATCTATACTGTAATCACAAAAGGAATGCATCAATTTAGAGTAAAGAAGACAAGTCattagaaagagaagtaaTTTTGATGACTTCGAACAATGCTATACAACAATTCCAATTACAAAAATGATTGCGCACTTTGttcttttgaagaaaaaatcttttgtGGTTAATACAAGGTTAATCTTTCATTCGATATGCATGCGATATATGTAGAACAAAAGTTAATACCAATTAGCGAGTTGCGATAAGCAATGTGTAGCGATTCATAGGTTTCCGTGACGCGAGAAACAAACTTTTGTTGCTTCCCAAAGCGTATTCGCAAAAAAGATTGAATAATCGGATTTGAAAAGGACGTCATAAAGCAAGATTCATAATAACGGCTTTTTCATATAGCGTTGTTATAATCAGCAGAGAGCACGTGTATGTCAACATAGAtctatgctctctctctctctctctttctctctctctctctctctctttctctcactctctctctacgtATTTCTTCCAACTCTATCGCACGCGCGTGTCTCGCTCAAACATGTCATATAGAAATGAAAGTACATTTTTCGTGGTAAACGAATGACTCTTATGAATTAGTTATGAGGATGGACACGTAAGAAAGATGCGTCATCGGTGAGATGCAGAACGCGTGCGAATGAGCGAGATACaggcagatagatagagacagagagagaggggggagaagagaaaaagagaaagagcataaaaagaaaaagagacaaaaagattgagagagagagagagagagaaaagaaaagaaagtaaaaacagCAGAGAGAAAGTAGAGCTTACTTGGCAAAGGCGTCGAAGAACCAAGTTCTCTTAGTGCTTCGAAATGCAACACGCATGCCGGACATGAGCGGCGAATGCAGAACGACCGCGCCAACCTCGTATCTTGTTGCAAGATCGACGGTGGGCACGGTTCCGATACTTTGACCATAGAGGATTATATTTTCCGGGCTGATACCGTATCGCGTCCTTAGAGCGTGCCACGCAGCGTCTATGTCGGCGTAGAGGTTCTTCTCGGAGGGCTTGCCATTCGACAACCCGTATCCCGAATAATCGTAActgaatatattacaatttatccTGGAGCCAAGTCCGAGATAGACGCTAGACATCTGGCCAAGATCGACGGCGTTCCCGTGAGAGAATAATAAGGTGAAACGTGCCGTTGCCGAACAACGTACGAAAACGCATGCTATACGATTGCCCCTAGACGTCCTCGCGTAAAAACCTTCGACCGATTCCAGTTCTCTCTCGTTATATTGCCACTCGGCACGTTCCGACAGAGAGATCGTAAACTTCGAGGAGCCCTCGTCCTCGATGAACGTGTACGTTGGTTCCGGCGGTAGGAACGCTAGCTTCGCGGCGATTCTCGATGGGCAGGGCGGACAGCAAAACAGGCAACACAATTCACTGAAGTTGAAGTTGTTCATCGTTATAACGCgataagaaaggagagagTGGTTTTTTAAGCACGCGCGAAAGCACCCTCTATCGCGTATACTCGGACGAGCTTCCGCATCGGGAAAAACACGTCgtcgattcttttctctctctctctctctctctcctctcctctctatctctctc is part of the Vespa crabro chromosome 21, iyVesCrab1.2, whole genome shotgun sequence genome and encodes:
- the LOC124431575 gene encoding uncharacterized protein LOC124431575; translation: MIQIPSSPPTGEKAPVLPCDKESSFASVDDVVLARKLPFASLADSQEIYFKQISKKNRSKNGDPCLDGRTKKLNIETDLKNPMQKSYSTSTVEKEQGAKKGSTDLKDTHSNVKPDKKNPLSQFYYNGVESAFGSHCPPKSCKQRLRTSIVEGITKGKKTDEKEDRNRSAKYRETTTKKFLWSGNFHPLRNLGARTSLTVEPDKITITPSKYSPCASRLAASSKILSNDLGANSDSPLHVARSRSPSRVDVQTTDNNTSKNVERTSMQASLSLNIQQFIKTRCAPRSKSVDDSCVTSLTSEATTLSYSPTSTEVLSLGEVGQQTSSAEGSASYSEVKEKLVTECSDKVQRASLETKC
- the LOC124431558 gene encoding alpha/beta hydrolase domain-containing protein 17B, translated to MNNFNFSELCCLFCCPPCPSRIAAKLAFLPPEPTYTFIEDEGSSKFTISLSERAEWQYNERELESVEGFYARTSRGNRIACVFVRCSATARFTLLFSHGNAVDLGQMSSVYLGLGSRINCNIFSYDYSGYGLSNGKPSEKNLYADIDAAWHALRTRYGISPENIILYGQSIGTVPTVDLATRYEVGAVVLHSPLMSGMRVAFRSTKRTWFFDAFANIDKVPKVTSPVLVIHGTSDDVIDFSHGQAIYERCPRAVEPLWIDGAGHNDVELYNQYYERLKQFVSIELVN